From Bacteroidota bacterium, the proteins below share one genomic window:
- a CDS encoding thioesterase family protein → MARIQLHFQGDEVYNTQLQIRVSELNYGNHLGNDSLLGLMQEARVQYFNSLGQTEKDFYGVGIIMSDVAVVYKSEGFGGNEIQFDIALSDFSPKGFDMYYNIYNNTTQKQLAIAKTGIVCFDYSIRKAVNLPEIFLSQLGLSHRY, encoded by the coding sequence ATGGCAAGAATTCAACTGCATTTTCAGGGCGATGAAGTTTATAACACCCAATTACAAATTAGGGTCTCAGAACTTAATTATGGCAACCATTTGGGTAATGATTCGCTGCTGGGTTTGATGCAGGAAGCAAGGGTACAGTATTTTAATTCTCTGGGTCAAACTGAAAAAGATTTCTATGGGGTTGGCATTATTATGAGCGATGTGGCAGTTGTATATAAGTCAGAAGGGTTTGGAGGAAACGAAATCCAATTTGATATCGCTCTTTCAGACTTTTCTCCCAAGGGTTTTGATATGTATTATAATATATACAATAACACCACACAAAAACAATTAGCTATTGCCAAAACAGGAATTGTATGTTTTGATTACAGTATTCGGAAAGCTGTGAATTTGCCCGAAATTTTTCTAAGTCAGTTAGGTTTGTCGCACCGATACTAA
- the rpsA gene encoding 30S ribosomal protein S1 produces MTEKNTPNTGSADFDWSMDKAGFGNYTEDERKNYESLYEKTLTVITERELVQGIVVAIGDKDVVLNIGFKSDGLISLNEFRDMPDLKVGDSVEVLIESTEDSSGQLLLSRRKAIGERAWENIIKAHENDEIVEGFVKSRTKGGLVVDVMGLDAFLPGSQIDVKPIRDYDVYVNQTMQFKVVKLNMQFKNVVISHKILIEDDIQAQKSDILSKLEKGQVLEGVVKGMTSFGAFIDLGGLDGLLHITDISWGRINHPEELLQIDQKLNVVILDHDTEKNRISLGLKQLTPHPWDTMTEGLAEGNKVKGKVVTVADYGAFVELAPGIEGLIHVSELSWSSHLRNPQDFLKVGDEIEAVILNLDKEERKMSLGVKQLTPDPWGTIAEKYPVGSRHKGIVRNLTNYGLFVEMEPGVDGLVHVSDLSWTKKIKHPGEFVKKDQEMDVIVLEVDSENRRLSLGHKQLEDNPWETFESIFPVGSDHEATVLKIQDKAATLALPYGVEGYATLKQMQKEDKSTAKEDETIIVRVIEFNKEGKRIVVSHTATWKEEESKKKEEVDTKKRRNDDAATKAVKTINAKIERSTLGEMDALVNLKAEMNENDKSE; encoded by the coding sequence ATGACAGAAAAAAACACCCCAAACACTGGATCAGCAGATTTTGATTGGTCTATGGACAAAGCCGGTTTCGGCAACTACACAGAGGATGAGCGTAAAAATTATGAATCGCTCTACGAAAAAACATTAACCGTAATTACTGAACGCGAACTTGTGCAAGGCATCGTTGTGGCTATTGGCGACAAAGATGTAGTGCTCAATATCGGTTTCAAATCAGACGGACTTATCTCATTGAATGAATTTCGCGATATGCCCGATTTGAAAGTAGGCGACAGCGTTGAAGTTCTTATCGAAAGCACCGAAGATTCTAGCGGACAATTGTTACTTTCACGCCGTAAAGCCATTGGCGAACGTGCTTGGGAGAATATTATCAAAGCCCACGAAAATGATGAAATCGTTGAAGGATTTGTTAAGTCAAGAACCAAAGGTGGTCTTGTTGTAGATGTGATGGGGCTTGATGCATTCTTGCCAGGTTCACAAATTGATGTTAAACCAATCCGCGACTACGATGTATATGTTAACCAAACTATGCAATTCAAAGTGGTGAAGCTTAACATGCAATTCAAAAATGTAGTTATCTCTCACAAAATATTAATAGAAGACGATATCCAAGCTCAGAAGAGCGATATATTGAGCAAACTAGAAAAAGGACAAGTATTGGAGGGTGTTGTAAAAGGCATGACTTCTTTCGGAGCGTTTATTGACCTTGGTGGTTTAGATGGTTTGTTACACATCACCGATATCTCATGGGGGCGTATTAACCACCCAGAAGAACTATTACAGATCGACCAAAAATTGAATGTAGTTATACTTGACCACGATACCGAAAAGAATCGTATTTCTTTAGGATTGAAACAACTTACTCCGCATCCATGGGATACCATGACCGAAGGACTTGCCGAAGGAAACAAAGTGAAAGGTAAAGTAGTTACTGTTGCCGATTATGGAGCATTCGTGGAACTAGCCCCAGGTATTGAAGGTTTAATACATGTATCAGAACTTTCATGGAGTTCGCATCTTCGCAATCCACAAGACTTCTTGAAAGTAGGCGATGAAATAGAAGCTGTTATATTAAATCTCGACAAAGAAGAACGCAAGATGAGCCTTGGTGTAAAACAACTTACACCGGATCCTTGGGGAACAATTGCTGAGAAATATCCTGTAGGTTCACGTCATAAAGGTATCGTTCGCAACCTTACCAATTATGGTTTGTTTGTAGAAATGGAACCCGGCGTTGATGGACTTGTTCACGTTTCCGATTTGTCATGGACCAAGAAAATTAAACACCCAGGTGAGTTTGTGAAGAAAGACCAGGAAATGGATGTAATCGTGTTGGAAGTTGATTCTGAAAACCGCCGTCTAAGCCTAGGACACAAGCAATTGGAAGATAATCCATGGGAAACTTTCGAATCAATATTCCCTGTAGGTAGCGACCACGAAGCTACAGTTTTGAAAATACAAGACAAAGCTGCAACCCTTGCCCTGCCCTATGGCGTAGAAGGTTATGCTACTTTAAAACAAATGCAGAAAGAAGACAAGAGCACTGCCAAAGAAGATGAAACAATTATTGTAAGAGTAATTGAATTCAACAAAGAAGGCAAACGTATTGTTGTTTCTCACACTGCTACTTGGAAAGAAGAAGAAAGCAAAAAGAAAGAAGAAGTAGATACCAAAAAACGTCGCAACGATGATGCAGCAACAAAAGCTGTTAAAACCATCAATGCTAAAATAGAACGTTCTACATTAGGAGAAATGGATGCTTTGGTAAATCTTAAAGCTGAAATGAACGAAAACGATAAGTCTGAATAA